From Brassica oleracea var. oleracea cultivar TO1000 chromosome C3, BOL, whole genome shotgun sequence, a single genomic window includes:
- the LOC106330844 gene encoding uncharacterized protein LOC106330844, whose translation MNHMFGDLSTKYDNVVSHMRQMDIQIAQTAESVKRQQGTLPGKTDKNPKECNAVQLRSGKQLSEPEKRRFTTAEKGKQKESEQLPCDTPAVERNTEPAVGTNSPGPEQPAEAVRPIPEVVPPREYIPKVPYPVPAKATRKDKEEMKCRKMLEDLTVRLPLMDVIQMMPSMRSFMKGLISGKISEESEFMTVSKECSAVLQNMQIKKRGDPGKFVLSIQIGKTVFACSLVDLGSSVNLMPYTVGRRLGYTHFKPTKMSLVFADRSVKSPGCILEDLQVKVGNTSVPADFVVQELEEESKDPLILGRPFLCTVGAIIDVRQGKIDLNLGDIVMQFEMD comes from the coding sequence ATGAACCATATGTTCGGAGATTTGAGCACCAAGTACGATAATGTCGTGAGCCATATGAGACAGATGGACATTCAGATAGCTCAGACTGCTGAGAGCGTCAAGAGGCAGCAAGGTACTCTACCTGGTAAAACAGACAAAAATCCTAAGGAGTGCAATGCAGTTCAACTGAGGAGCGGAAAACAACTTTCCGAGCCAGAGAAGAGGAGGTTCACCACGGCTGAGAAAGGGAAGCAGAAAGAGTCGGAACAACTACCATGCGATACCCCGGCAGTTGAGAGGAATACGGAACCAGCTGTTGGAACAAATTCACCAGGGCCAGAACAACCAGCTGAAGCTGTTCGCCCGATCCCAGAAGTTGTTCCTCCTCGCGAATACATTCCTAAAGTCCCTTACCCTGTTCCAGCAAAGGCCACTCGTAAGGACAAAGAGGAGATGAAGTGCAGGAAGATGCTGGAGGACCTAACCGTCCGACTCCCCTTGATGGATGTGATCCAGATGATGCCCTCCATGCGCAGCTTTATGAAGGGATTGATCTCAGGAAAAATATCAGAGGAGAGCGAATTCATGACAGTTTCCAAGGAGTGCAGTGCAGTGCTTCAGAACATGCAGATAAAGAAGCGAGGAGACCCCGGCAAGTTCGTCCTCTCTATCCAGATTGGGAAGACAGTTTTTGCATGCTCCTTGGTTGATCTTGGATCCAGCGTGAACCTCATGCCTTACACTGTAGGACGACGTCTAGGATACACACATTTCAAACCAACTAAGATGTCCTTAGTGTTCGCGGATAGATCAGTCAAATCCCCAGGTTGTATACTAGAGGATCTCCAAGTAAAAGTCGGAAACACCTCTGTTCCAGCAGACTTCGTTGTTCAAGAGCTGGAAGAAGAGTCTAAGGATCCTCTCATCTTGGGAAGACCATTCCTATGTACTGTTGGAGCCATCATTGATGTGCGACAAGGGAAGATTGATCTGAATCTTGGGGACATAGTCATGCAATTCGAGATGGATTAA